In Janibacter cremeus, a genomic segment contains:
- a CDS encoding glycerophosphodiester phosphodiesterase, translating into MSRALPAERLPYFADGAPIGLAHRGGSTYEPNVGRENTVAAFREAVEMGYRYLETDVHATADGRLVAFHDDVLDRVTDRRGTIADLPWSEVSAARINGTDAVPLMDELFETFPQARFNIDIKAPAALAPLTEAIRRHDALDRVCIGSFSDSRLRAARKALGPRLATSAGPTDVATMRLLPSVVSRLLRSPAQALQIPVTHRIGPLTPTVVTRRLVETAHRLGKHVHVWTIDEAPEMHRLLDLGVDGIVSDRIDTLRDVLAERGHPLRP; encoded by the coding sequence ATGAGCCGCGCACTGCCGGCCGAGCGCCTTCCCTACTTCGCCGATGGGGCGCCCATCGGGCTGGCCCACCGTGGCGGGTCGACCTACGAGCCCAATGTCGGCCGGGAGAACACCGTCGCTGCCTTCCGTGAGGCCGTCGAGATGGGCTACCGATACCTGGAGACCGATGTGCATGCGACCGCCGACGGTCGCCTCGTCGCCTTCCACGACGACGTCCTCGACCGGGTCACCGACCGACGCGGCACCATCGCGGACCTGCCGTGGAGCGAGGTGTCCGCCGCCCGCATCAACGGCACCGACGCAGTACCGCTGATGGACGAGCTGTTCGAGACCTTCCCGCAGGCGCGCTTCAACATCGACATCAAGGCGCCGGCAGCCCTCGCGCCCCTGACCGAGGCGATCCGCCGCCACGACGCACTCGACCGCGTGTGCATCGGCTCATTCAGCGACTCCCGGCTGCGCGCGGCACGCAAGGCCCTGGGCCCCCGCCTGGCGACGTCCGCGGGCCCGACCGACGTCGCCACGATGCGGCTGCTGCCCTCGGTCGTCTCCCGCCTGCTGCGCTCCCCTGCGCAGGCCCTGCAGATCCCCGTGACCCACCGCATCGGACCGCTCACCCCCACCGTCGTCACCAGGCGTCTGGTCGAGACCGCCCACCGGTTGGGCAAGCACGTCCACGTGTGGACCATCGACGAGGCCCCGGAGATGCACCGGCTGCTCGACCTCGGCGTCGACGGCATCGTCTCCGACCGGATCGACACCCTCCGGGACGTGCTCGCCGAGCGGGGGCACCCCCTTCGTCCCTGA
- a CDS encoding dienelactone hydrolase family protein, whose translation MASILLLHSALGLRPGVHDFAERLRGHGHEVSVPDFYRGHVFDVEAEGIAHRDAHPEYFEHVRAVADELPDDTVLAGFSLGSFFAQRLAAKRPGARAAILMHSVAAPRPPWSGVPVQVHRYATDPWISPPDVDALAEAVRDSGAPFEDHVTSGRGHLFTDPQGPDFDEAARDATIERILGFLDEGEAA comes from the coding sequence ATGGCATCGATCCTGCTGCTCCACTCGGCCCTCGGGCTGCGCCCGGGGGTCCACGACTTCGCGGAGCGGTTGCGCGGGCACGGACACGAGGTCAGCGTGCCCGACTTCTACAGGGGCCACGTCTTCGACGTCGAGGCCGAGGGGATCGCCCACCGGGACGCGCACCCGGAGTACTTCGAGCACGTGCGCGCCGTCGCCGACGAACTGCCCGATGACACGGTGCTCGCCGGGTTCTCGCTCGGGTCCTTTTTCGCGCAGCGCCTGGCCGCCAAGCGGCCCGGGGCACGCGCGGCGATCCTCATGCACTCGGTCGCCGCGCCGCGGCCCCCGTGGTCCGGGGTGCCGGTGCAGGTGCACCGGTACGCCACCGATCCATGGATCTCGCCACCTGATGTCGATGCCCTGGCCGAGGCGGTGCGGGACAGCGGCGCCCCCTTCGAGGACCACGTCACCTCCGGGCGGGGACACCTGTTCACCGACCCGCAGGGCCCTGACTTCGACGAGGCGGCCCGGGACGCGACGATCGAACGCATCCTCGGTTTCCTCGACGAGGGCGAGGCGGCATGA